A portion of the Cervus elaphus chromosome X, mCerEla1.1, whole genome shotgun sequence genome contains these proteins:
- the LOC122690728 gene encoding cancer/testis antigen 1-like isoform X2: protein MLSCRSHYRAVISRDGSDFPATEGRGERFKMESKAHGGGAMRAADEDAGAVASATGTAHGGQGVPGGAGGRHGPGDPAGPGDAVSRGVPAGSGDMADPRDPSTAGESGGAAAAIPQIPGAPHRPGLGGDAAPGAGVVSNRVFQFTFGVPFSSRAEADNARHILTRRTQLRWPVQRQLYVNGRIRLTAEDHALLQMAVDFCLEQISLVMWTLQNFVPRLFPQSQHRRMP from the exons ATGCTGAGTTGCAGGTCGCATTACAGGGCTGTGATCAGTAGGGACGGTTCAGACTTTCCCGCCACGGAGGGCAGGGGAGAGCGGTTCAAGATGGAGTCCAAGGCACACGGTGGAGGAGCCATGAGGGCAGCTGATGAAGACGCAGGTGCCGTGGCCTCTGCAACGGGCACAGCACATGGTGGCCAAGGTGtgccaggtggtgctggtggccgCCATGGCCCTGGCGACCCAGCTGGCCCTGGAGATGCCGTCAGTCGAGGAGTCCCTGCCGGCTCCGGCGACATGGCTGATCCCAGAGACCCCAGCACTGCCGGAGAGTCAGGTGGCGCAGCCGCTGCCATTCCGCAGATCCCGGGGGCACCCCACAGACCAGGGCTTGGTGGAGACGCAGCACCCGGAGCCGGAGTTGTGAGTAATCGAGTCTTCCAGTT CACCTTCGGTGTGCCTTTCTCATCACGCGCAGAGGCGGACAACGCACGCCACATCCTGACTCGACGTACTCAACTGCGATGGCCGGTTCAGAGGCAGCTCTACGTTAATGGCCGCAT CCGTTTGACTGCTGAAgaccatgccctgctccagatGGCTGTCGACTTCTGTCTGGAGCAGATTTCCCTGGTGATGTGGACCTTGCAGAACTTCGTGCCCCGCCTTTTTCCTCAGTCTCAGCACAGAAGAATGCCTTAA
- the LOC122690728 gene encoding uncharacterized protein LOC122690728 isoform X4 gives MKTQVPWPLQRAQHMVAKVCQVVLVAAMALATQLALEMPSVEESLPAPATWLIPETPALPESQVAQPLPFRRSRGHPTDQGLVETQHPEPEFTFGVPFSSRAEADNARHILTRRTQLRWPVQRQLYVNGRMLVLRLTAEDHALLQMAVDFCLEQISLVMWTLQNFVPRLFPQSQHRRMP, from the exons ATGAAGACGCAGGTGCCGTGGCCTCTGCAACGGGCACAGCACATGGTGGCCAAGGTGtgccaggtggtgctggtggccgCCATGGCCCTGGCGACCCAGCTGGCCCTGGAGATGCCGTCAGTCGAGGAGTCCCTGCCGGCTCCGGCGACATGGCTGATCCCAGAGACCCCAGCACTGCCGGAGAGTCAGGTGGCGCAGCCGCTGCCATTCCGCAGATCCCGGGGGCACCCCACAGACCAGGGCTTGGTGGAGACGCAGCACCCGGAGCCGGAGTT CACCTTCGGTGTGCCTTTCTCATCACGCGCAGAGGCGGACAACGCACGCCACATCCTGACTCGACGTACTCAACTGCGATGGCCGGTTCAGAGGCAGCTCTACGTTAATGGCCGCATGTTGGTTCT CCGTTTGACTGCTGAAgaccatgccctgctccagatGGCTGTCGACTTCTGTCTGGAGCAGATTTCCCTGGTGATGTGGACCTTGCAGAACTTCGTGCCCCGCCTTTTTCCTCAGTCTCAGCACAGAAGAATGCCTTAA
- the LOC122690728 gene encoding cancer/testis antigen 1-like isoform X1: protein MLSCRSHYRAVISRDGSDFPATEGRGERFKMESKAHGGGAMRAADEDAGAVASATGTAHGGQGVPGGAGGRHGPGDPAGPGDAVSRGVPAGSGDMADPRDPSTAGESGGAAAAIPQIPGAPHRPGLGGDAAPGAGVVSNRVFQFTFGVPFSSRAEADNARHILTRRTQLRWPVQRQLYVNGRMLVLRLTAEDHALLQMAVDFCLEQISLVMWTLQNFVPRLFPQSQHRRMP from the exons ATGCTGAGTTGCAGGTCGCATTACAGGGCTGTGATCAGTAGGGACGGTTCAGACTTTCCCGCCACGGAGGGCAGGGGAGAGCGGTTCAAGATGGAGTCCAAGGCACACGGTGGAGGAGCCATGAGGGCAGCTGATGAAGACGCAGGTGCCGTGGCCTCTGCAACGGGCACAGCACATGGTGGCCAAGGTGtgccaggtggtgctggtggccgCCATGGCCCTGGCGACCCAGCTGGCCCTGGAGATGCCGTCAGTCGAGGAGTCCCTGCCGGCTCCGGCGACATGGCTGATCCCAGAGACCCCAGCACTGCCGGAGAGTCAGGTGGCGCAGCCGCTGCCATTCCGCAGATCCCGGGGGCACCCCACAGACCAGGGCTTGGTGGAGACGCAGCACCCGGAGCCGGAGTTGTGAGTAATCGAGTCTTCCAGTT CACCTTCGGTGTGCCTTTCTCATCACGCGCAGAGGCGGACAACGCACGCCACATCCTGACTCGACGTACTCAACTGCGATGGCCGGTTCAGAGGCAGCTCTACGTTAATGGCCGCATGTTGGTTCT CCGTTTGACTGCTGAAgaccatgccctgctccagatGGCTGTCGACTTCTGTCTGGAGCAGATTTCCCTGGTGATGTGGACCTTGCAGAACTTCGTGCCCCGCCTTTTTCCTCAGTCTCAGCACAGAAGAATGCCTTAA
- the LOC122690728 gene encoding collagen alpha-1(III) chain-like isoform X3 has protein sequence MLSCRSHYRAVISRDGSDFPATEGRGERFKMESKAHGGGAMRAADEDAGAVASATGTAHGGQGVPGGAGGRHGPGDPAGPGDAVSRGVPAGSGDMADPRDPSTAGESGGAAAAIPQIPGAPHRPGLGGDAAPGAGVVSNRVFQFTFGVPFSSRAEADNARHILTRRTQLRWPVQRQLYVNGRMLPFDC, from the exons ATGCTGAGTTGCAGGTCGCATTACAGGGCTGTGATCAGTAGGGACGGTTCAGACTTTCCCGCCACGGAGGGCAGGGGAGAGCGGTTCAAGATGGAGTCCAAGGCACACGGTGGAGGAGCCATGAGGGCAGCTGATGAAGACGCAGGTGCCGTGGCCTCTGCAACGGGCACAGCACATGGTGGCCAAGGTGtgccaggtggtgctggtggccgCCATGGCCCTGGCGACCCAGCTGGCCCTGGAGATGCCGTCAGTCGAGGAGTCCCTGCCGGCTCCGGCGACATGGCTGATCCCAGAGACCCCAGCACTGCCGGAGAGTCAGGTGGCGCAGCCGCTGCCATTCCGCAGATCCCGGGGGCACCCCACAGACCAGGGCTTGGTGGAGACGCAGCACCCGGAGCCGGAGTTGTGAGTAATCGAGTCTTCCAGTT CACCTTCGGTGTGCCTTTCTCATCACGCGCAGAGGCGGACAACGCACGCCACATCCTGACTCGACGTACTCAACTGCGATGGCCGGTTCAGAGGCAGCTCTACGTTAATGGCCGCATGTTG CCGTTTGACTGCTGA